A genomic window from Caballeronia sp. SBC1 includes:
- the icd gene encoding NADP-dependent isocitrate dehydrogenase: MPYQHIKVPTGGDKITVNADYSLNVSDQPIIPFIEGDGTGVDITPVMIKVVDAAVEKAYAGKKKIHWMEIFAGEKATKVYGPDVWLPDETLDVLKEYVVSIKGPLTTPVGGGIRSLNVALRQQLDLYVCLRPVQYFKGVPSPVREPEKVNMVIFRENSEDIYAGIEWAAESEEAKKVIKFLREEMGVTKIRFPDTSGIGVKPVSREGTERLVRKAIQYAIDHNRNTVTLVHKGNIMKYTEGAFRDFGYALAQKEFGAELIDGGPWMKIKSPKGGDIVLKDVIADAFLQQILLRPAEYDVIATLNLNGDYVSDALAAQVGGIGIAPGANMSDSVAMFEATHGTAPKYAGKDYVNPGSEILSAEMMLRHLGWTEAADVIIKAMEASILKKRVTYDFARLMEGATQVSCSGFGQVLIENM, from the coding sequence ATGCCGTATCAGCACATCAAGGTTCCGACGGGCGGTGACAAGATCACCGTTAATGCGGATTACTCGCTCAACGTTTCCGACCAGCCGATCATCCCTTTTATTGAAGGTGATGGTACGGGTGTGGACATCACGCCGGTGATGATCAAGGTCGTGGACGCAGCGGTGGAAAAAGCCTACGCAGGTAAGAAGAAAATCCACTGGATGGAAATCTTCGCGGGCGAGAAGGCCACCAAGGTCTACGGTCCGGACGTGTGGCTGCCGGATGAAACGCTGGACGTGCTGAAGGAATATGTCGTCTCTATCAAAGGGCCGCTTACCACGCCAGTCGGCGGCGGCATCCGTTCGCTGAACGTCGCGCTGCGCCAGCAACTCGACCTGTACGTCTGCCTGCGCCCGGTGCAGTATTTCAAGGGCGTGCCGTCTCCTGTGCGCGAGCCGGAAAAGGTCAACATGGTCATCTTCCGTGAGAACTCGGAAGACATCTACGCCGGCATTGAATGGGCGGCCGAGTCGGAAGAGGCGAAGAAGGTCATCAAGTTCCTGCGCGAAGAAATGGGCGTGACGAAGATTCGCTTCCCGGACACGTCGGGTATTGGTGTCAAGCCGGTGTCGCGTGAAGGCACGGAGCGCCTGGTTCGCAAGGCGATCCAGTACGCAATTGACCACAATCGCAACACCGTTACGCTCGTGCACAAGGGCAACATCATGAAATACACGGAAGGCGCGTTCCGTGATTTCGGCTATGCGCTGGCGCAGAAGGAGTTCGGTGCGGAACTCATCGACGGCGGCCCGTGGATGAAGATCAAGAGCCCGAAGGGCGGCGACATTGTGCTAAAGGACGTTATCGCAGACGCGTTCCTCCAGCAGATCCTGCTGCGCCCGGCTGAGTACGACGTGATCGCCACGCTGAACCTGAACGGCGATTATGTGTCGGACGCGCTGGCGGCTCAGGTTGGCGGTATTGGCATTGCTCCGGGCGCGAACATGTCGGATTCCGTGGCCATGTTCGAAGCCACGCACGGCACTGCGCCGAAATACGCGGGCAAGGACTACGTGAATCCGGGTTCGGAAATCCTGTCGGCGGAAATGATGCTGCGCCACCTCGGCTGGACCGAAGCGGCTGATGTCATCATCAAGGCGATGGAAGCGTCGATTCTGAAAAAGCGTGTGACGTATGACTTCGCGCGTTTGATGGAAGGCGCGACGCAGGTTTCATGCTCGGGGTTTGGGCAGGTGCTGATCGAAAACATGTAA
- a CDS encoding ABC transporter ATP-binding protein — translation MNGPPPSAFPVFDGSKRAEADALTLVGLTVAYRSRGRDREVLQDISLRVKRGEAYGLVGESGCGKSTAALAILRYLPRNGRVKSGKISIAGQDIASMNADALRHMRANAVSMVYQDPGRALNPSLTIARQVSEAFELAGASVNEALEHTIDILRRVRISSPERVMDSYPHQLSGGMQQRVVIAMALACNPELLILDEPTTGLDATVEAEVLDLIAQLRVELGTAVLFISHNLAVIGRMCDRVGVLYAGKLVEEGTTRDVFARPRHPYTVGLLRCLPTTGRSKDTGRLDTIPGSLPLPGSVTQGCIYAQRCKLADDRCHRDAPPPYRVSAMHGDQMARCHYHERAIDLPRATPEVLSAAVERTDAPVALRAENLSKTFHVGGESLRAVHDVSLELALGETLGLVGESGSGKTTLAKLLLGLLSPDAGGTIELDGAALPARVTHRNDEQVKSLQIVFQNPDSALNRAHSVRRLIARSLSKLGALRGAAKEARLQSLTAAVRLPERYLSSRTRQLSGGLKQRVAIARAFAGDPRVVVCDEPTSALDVSVQAAILNLLADLQRERGVSYVFISHDLHVVRYLSDRIAVLYLGRLMEIGRANDVFDGPHHPYTEALLSSIPAIGDDRQAHERIRLSGELPSAANPPSGCVFHTRCPRKIGAICEQKEPPYAHAADGHRIRCHIPVAELKRLQKPE, via the coding sequence ATGAACGGACCGCCGCCATCGGCCTTCCCCGTCTTCGATGGATCGAAGCGCGCCGAAGCCGACGCGCTGACCCTTGTCGGCCTGACAGTCGCATACCGTTCACGCGGGCGAGACCGCGAAGTGCTGCAGGACATCTCGCTGCGGGTAAAACGCGGCGAGGCGTACGGGCTGGTTGGCGAATCGGGCTGCGGAAAGTCCACCGCTGCACTCGCCATATTGCGTTATCTGCCGCGCAACGGCCGCGTGAAGTCGGGGAAGATTTCAATCGCCGGCCAAGACATCGCTTCGATGAACGCCGACGCGTTGCGGCACATGCGCGCGAACGCGGTATCGATGGTTTATCAGGACCCGGGCCGCGCGTTGAATCCGTCGCTGACCATCGCGCGGCAGGTGTCCGAGGCGTTTGAGCTCGCGGGCGCTTCGGTGAATGAAGCGCTGGAACACACCATCGACATCTTGCGGCGCGTGCGGATCTCATCGCCCGAGCGCGTGATGGATAGTTATCCACATCAATTGTCGGGCGGCATGCAGCAACGCGTGGTCATAGCGATGGCGCTCGCGTGCAACCCGGAGTTGCTGATCCTCGACGAACCCACTACCGGACTCGACGCGACGGTGGAAGCGGAGGTGCTCGACCTGATCGCGCAACTGCGCGTTGAGCTTGGCACAGCGGTGCTTTTCATCAGCCACAACCTGGCGGTGATCGGACGGATGTGTGATCGCGTCGGCGTGTTGTATGCGGGAAAACTGGTCGAGGAAGGCACGACACGCGATGTATTCGCGCGGCCGCGGCATCCGTACACGGTGGGTTTGCTGCGCTGCCTGCCGACCACGGGACGCAGCAAGGACACGGGCCGGCTCGACACCATCCCGGGTTCGCTGCCGCTGCCGGGATCGGTGACGCAGGGGTGTATCTATGCGCAGCGCTGCAAGCTCGCCGATGACCGTTGTCATCGTGACGCGCCGCCGCCGTATCGGGTGTCGGCCATGCATGGCGATCAAATGGCGCGCTGCCACTATCACGAACGTGCAATCGACTTGCCGCGTGCAACGCCGGAGGTCTTGAGCGCGGCTGTCGAGCGGACAGATGCGCCGGTCGCGTTGCGCGCGGAGAATTTATCGAAGACGTTTCATGTCGGCGGGGAGTCACTGCGGGCGGTGCACGATGTATCGCTGGAACTGGCGCTGGGCGAAACGCTCGGGCTGGTCGGCGAGTCCGGCAGCGGCAAGACGACGCTCGCGAAGCTGTTGCTGGGCTTGCTCTCTCCAGATGCGGGCGGCACCATAGAACTGGACGGCGCCGCTCTGCCCGCGCGCGTGACGCACCGTAACGACGAGCAGGTCAAGTCGCTCCAGATCGTGTTCCAGAATCCGGATTCGGCGTTGAACCGGGCGCATTCGGTGCGTCGGTTGATCGCGCGGTCGTTGTCGAAACTCGGCGCTTTGCGTGGAGCGGCGAAGGAAGCGCGGTTGCAATCGTTGACCGCCGCCGTGCGTTTGCCCGAACGTTACCTGAGCTCGCGCACGCGGCAATTGTCAGGCGGGTTGAAGCAGCGCGTGGCCATTGCGCGTGCGTTCGCTGGCGATCCGCGCGTAGTGGTCTGCGACGAGCCCACGTCCGCTCTCGACGTCTCCGTGCAAGCCGCCATCCTGAATCTGCTTGCCGACCTGCAGCGCGAACGCGGCGTGAGTTACGTGTTTATCTCGCACGATCTGCACGTGGTGCGTTACTTGTCCGATCGCATTGCGGTGCTGTATCTCGGCCGGCTGATGGAGATTGGCCGGGCGAACGACGTGTTCGACGGGCCGCATCATCCTTATACCGAGGCGTTGTTGTCATCGATTCCGGCAATTGGCGATGACCGCCAAGCGCACGAGCGCATCCGCCTTTCAGGCGAATTGCCGAGCGCCGCGAATCCGCCGTCGGGTTGCGTGTTTCATACGCGCTGTCCGCGCAAGATTGGAGCAATCTGCGAGCAAAAGGAGCCGCCCTACGCGCACGCCGCCGATGGCCACAGGATTCGATGCCACATTCCCGTGGCCGAACTGAAGCGCTTGCAAAAGCCTGAGTGA
- a CDS encoding ABC transporter substrate-binding protein — MKKTATDLASLFPFNAALEQSRGSAGELGNHAIDEFKAGRLSRRELLRHASLLGLSLAAGGLIGMPHARAQTPGGKPGGTIRVAHLTPAGAVDPLTVTDAAGLALINQTGEFLIDDDGQALQLRPSLALSWKPNEKGDVWTFKLRPNVKFHDGQSMTAKDVAATFNRLADPASGSAALSVLKGVLSKGSVKVVDDMTVEFHLDAPNGNFPYYVSSDTYNAVILPANVSGTYEKAFPGTGPFKFESYTPKVGAAFVRNPDYWGEKALPERVTFAFYADQQSQLLALQGRQADVMSDFTVQGGVSMMTNPEFKVLGVKSSAHRQMHMRTDTGPFKDKRVRQALALALNREVMVKGLFKGRATLGNDSPFSPVFPSSDLAVPQRKIDVAKAKQLLAAAGVPNGFDVTLTTEKYMEIPDLAVVIQNAAKAVGIRITLKVESQELYYGAGTYGKSDWLDSPLGITDYGHRGVPNVFLNAPLTSEGTWNAAHFKNPQYDKLVADFVAALDVASQKKLSGQIQTLLLDETPVAIPYFYDQLIVTRANVKGVRFNAISQLYFQRATIGA; from the coding sequence ATGAAAAAGACCGCAACCGATCTGGCCTCGCTTTTTCCCTTCAATGCAGCGCTGGAACAGTCGAGGGGATCGGCGGGAGAACTCGGCAACCATGCCATCGACGAATTCAAGGCCGGTCGCCTTTCGCGGCGCGAATTGCTGCGGCACGCGAGCTTGCTGGGTTTGTCGCTAGCCGCCGGCGGCCTGATCGGCATGCCGCATGCGCGCGCGCAAACGCCTGGCGGGAAGCCTGGCGGCACGATCCGCGTGGCGCATCTGACGCCGGCGGGCGCGGTCGATCCACTCACCGTCACGGACGCCGCCGGTCTGGCGCTGATCAATCAGACGGGCGAATTTCTTATCGACGATGACGGTCAGGCGCTTCAGCTACGCCCTTCCCTCGCGCTTTCATGGAAGCCGAACGAAAAGGGCGATGTCTGGACATTCAAGCTGCGCCCGAACGTCAAATTCCACGACGGCCAGTCGATGACCGCCAAGGACGTCGCCGCCACGTTCAACCGGCTCGCGGACCCGGCTAGCGGCTCGGCCGCGCTCTCGGTGCTGAAGGGAGTGTTATCGAAGGGTTCGGTGAAGGTCGTTGACGACATGACGGTCGAGTTTCATCTCGATGCACCGAATGGCAATTTCCCGTATTACGTGTCGTCGGATACGTACAACGCCGTAATCCTGCCGGCGAATGTCAGCGGCACGTATGAGAAGGCGTTCCCGGGCACGGGACCGTTCAAGTTCGAGTCGTACACGCCGAAGGTGGGCGCGGCGTTCGTGCGCAATCCCGACTACTGGGGTGAAAAAGCGCTGCCCGAGCGTGTGACGTTCGCGTTCTACGCCGACCAGCAGTCGCAACTGCTCGCGCTGCAAGGCCGGCAAGCCGACGTGATGAGCGACTTCACCGTGCAGGGCGGCGTCAGCATGATGACGAACCCCGAGTTCAAGGTGCTGGGTGTGAAGTCGAGCGCGCATCGGCAAATGCATATGCGCACTGACACCGGTCCGTTCAAGGACAAGCGCGTGCGCCAAGCGCTGGCGCTGGCGTTGAATCGCGAGGTCATGGTGAAGGGGCTGTTCAAGGGCCGCGCGACGCTGGGCAATGACAGCCCGTTCTCGCCGGTATTTCCGTCCAGCGATCTGGCGGTGCCGCAGCGCAAGATCGATGTCGCGAAGGCAAAACAATTGCTCGCGGCAGCAGGCGTGCCGAACGGTTTCGACGTCACGCTCACGACCGAGAAGTACATGGAGATTCCCGATCTCGCGGTCGTGATCCAGAACGCAGCGAAGGCGGTCGGCATCCGCATCACGCTGAAGGTGGAAAGCCAGGAGCTGTATTACGGCGCGGGCACGTACGGCAAATCGGACTGGCTCGATTCACCGCTCGGCATCACGGACTATGGGCATCGCGGCGTGCCGAATGTGTTCCTCAATGCGCCGCTCACAAGCGAAGGCACGTGGAACGCGGCGCATTTCAAGAATCCGCAATACGACAAGCTGGTAGCTGATTTCGTGGCGGCGCTCGACGTGGCATCGCAGAAAAAACTATCGGGGCAAATCCAGACTTTGTTGCTGGATGAAACCCCGGTTGCGATTCCCTATTTCTACGATCAGCTGATCGTCACGCGGGCGAACGTGAAAGGCGTGCGCTTCAATGCCATTTCGCAGTTGTATTTCCAACGTGCGACTATCGGCGCGTAG
- a CDS encoding pseudouridine synthase — protein MPLLALNKPFGTICQFSPHEKHPSLGVWVNTPGVYPAGRLDTDSEGLLLLTDDGALQARIAEPRHKLVKRYWAQVDGAPDANALKRLAAGVNLGDFVTRPCGVKRVEPVECVDQLWPRNPPIRYRAAIPTTWIELSISEGRNRQVRRMTAAVGYPTLRLVRVGIGALDIFNLGLVPGASIELPPRAPWDGVV, from the coding sequence ATGCCGCTGCTTGCTCTTAACAAACCCTTCGGCACGATCTGTCAATTTTCGCCGCACGAGAAGCACCCTTCGTTAGGCGTGTGGGTGAACACACCGGGCGTTTATCCGGCCGGTCGCCTCGATACCGACAGCGAAGGCCTGCTGCTGCTCACCGACGACGGCGCGCTTCAGGCGCGTATTGCCGAGCCCCGTCACAAGCTGGTCAAACGGTATTGGGCACAGGTGGACGGTGCACCCGACGCAAACGCGCTCAAGCGTCTGGCCGCGGGTGTGAACCTGGGGGATTTCGTGACGCGGCCGTGCGGTGTGAAGCGGGTTGAACCCGTGGAGTGCGTGGACCAACTTTGGCCACGTAACCCGCCTATCCGATACCGCGCCGCCATTCCGACTACCTGGATCGAACTGTCGATCAGCGAGGGACGTAATCGACAGGTGCGTCGAATGACCGCTGCTGTCGGATATCCAACACTGCGGCTGGTGCGCGTGGGTATTGGCGCGCTGGATATATTCAATCTCGGACTGGTGCCAGGCGCATCGATCGAATTGCCGCCGCGCGCACCATGGGATGGCGTCGTTTAA
- a CDS encoding ABC transporter permease — protein sequence MMNTVSPPAAPGAPKVSSRNNAGSAARIARFVGVRLLLAIITLWLLSVIVFAGGQLLPGDVGRAILGPLADARAVAALNHQLGVDRPLFTQYAGWIAHFLRGDMGQSYAYRAPVAPFIGDALLNSAKLGALAFIVVVPLGIAGGVYAALHEGRWIDRTISIAGLSATVVPEFVSSIVLILVFGIWLQWLPIEATFPPGSNVFVQLQHLILPVLPLVLVFFGYIARMARAGTVEALDADYTRTAILKGLPRRVVIMRHVLRNALLPTVTVAATQLGYMIGGLVVVETLFHYQGIGSLIYNAAKGKDFPMLEAGVLTIGVIYTAANLIADALYVVLNPRLRVRNAQ from the coding sequence ATCATGAACACGGTCTCTCCTCCCGCCGCGCCGGGCGCGCCGAAAGTAAGCTCACGCAACAACGCCGGAAGCGCCGCGCGCATTGCGCGGTTTGTCGGCGTGCGGCTGTTGCTCGCGATCATCACGTTGTGGCTGTTATCGGTGATCGTGTTCGCGGGCGGCCAGTTGCTTCCCGGCGATGTCGGCCGCGCAATCCTCGGTCCTCTCGCCGACGCCCGCGCGGTCGCCGCGCTCAATCACCAACTGGGTGTCGACCGGCCTTTGTTCACGCAATATGCCGGCTGGATCGCCCACTTTCTGCGTGGCGACATGGGCCAGTCGTATGCGTACCGCGCGCCGGTGGCACCCTTCATAGGCGACGCGTTGTTGAATTCGGCGAAGCTTGGCGCGCTGGCGTTTATCGTCGTCGTGCCGCTCGGCATTGCCGGCGGTGTCTACGCCGCGCTGCACGAGGGGCGGTGGATCGACCGGACTATCAGCATTGCGGGGTTATCGGCAACGGTCGTGCCGGAGTTCGTCTCCTCCATCGTGCTGATTCTCGTGTTCGGTATCTGGCTGCAATGGCTGCCGATTGAAGCAACGTTTCCGCCTGGGTCGAACGTATTCGTTCAGTTGCAGCATCTGATCCTGCCCGTGTTGCCGCTGGTGCTGGTGTTCTTCGGTTACATCGCACGAATGGCGCGCGCCGGCACCGTCGAAGCGCTCGACGCCGACTACACGCGCACCGCGATCCTCAAGGGCCTGCCGCGCCGCGTGGTGATCATGCGCCACGTGCTGCGCAATGCGCTGCTGCCGACCGTCACCGTTGCCGCGACGCAGCTCGGTTATATGATCGGCGGCCTGGTGGTCGTGGAGACGCTGTTCCACTATCAGGGCATTGGCTCGCTCATTTATAACGCCGCCAAAGGCAAGGACTTCCCCATGCTCGAAGCCGGTGTGCTGACCATTGGCGTGATTTATACGGCGGCGAACCTCATTGCAGATGCGCTGTATGTCGTGTTGAATCCGCGCTTGCGGGTGAGGAACGCGCAATGA
- a CDS encoding cupin domain-containing protein — MSDEHQHDPDHEHTDWREHGVKVIKGDQLDTNTAQTPGMNRAAAINAARVGAQKIWAGTVTIHPNAKTGAHHHGALESVIYVVRGQARMKWGNHLEFTAEAGPGDFIFVPPYVPHQEINALTDEPLECVLVRSDNEAVVVNLNIDAVEEPEEVFWVDPIHKHPHQH, encoded by the coding sequence ATGAGCGACGAACATCAGCACGACCCTGACCACGAGCACACCGACTGGCGCGAGCACGGCGTCAAGGTAATCAAGGGCGATCAACTCGATACCAACACCGCGCAGACGCCCGGCATGAATCGCGCAGCGGCGATCAACGCGGCACGCGTAGGTGCGCAGAAAATCTGGGCCGGCACAGTCACGATTCATCCGAACGCGAAAACCGGCGCGCATCATCACGGCGCGCTTGAAAGCGTGATCTACGTCGTGCGCGGACAGGCTCGCATGAAGTGGGGCAATCATCTGGAATTTACCGCTGAAGCCGGACCGGGCGATTTCATCTTCGTGCCGCCGTACGTGCCGCATCAGGAGATCAATGCGCTCACCGACGAACCGCTGGAATGCGTACTCGTGCGCAGCGACAACGAGGCGGTGGTGGTGAATCTGAATATCGATGCGGTGGAGGAGCCCGAGGAAGTGTTCTGGGTCGATCCGATTCATAAACATCCGCATCAGCATTGA
- the fusA gene encoding elongation factor G — translation MPRKTPIDRYRNIGISAHIDAGKTTTTERILFYTGVNHKIGEVHNGAATMDWMEQEQERGITITSAATTAFWKGMAGNYPEHRINIIDTPGHVDFTIEVERSMRVLDGACMVYDSVGGVQPQSETVWRQANKYKVPRIAFVNKMDRVGADFFRVQRQIGERLKGVAVPMQIPVGAEDHFQGVIDLVKMKAIIWDEASQGVLFEYQEIPANLLATAEEWREKMIEAAADANEALMDKYIGGEEISEDEIKAAIRARTLRSEIVPMFCGSAFKNKGVQAMLDAVIDYLPSPADVPAIMGVDEYDKHAERHPTDEDPFSALAFKIMTDPFVGQLIFFRVYSGVVNSGDTVYNAIKEKKERLGRILQMHANERQEIKEVRAGDIAAAVGLKEATTGDTLCDPAHPIILERMIFPEPVISQAVEPKTKPDQEKMGIALNRLAQEDPSFRVQTDEESGQTIISGMGELHLEILVDRMRREFGVEATVGKPQVAYRETIRIPVEDIEGKFVKQSGGRGQYGHVVLKLEPQKPGTGYEFVDAIKGGVVPREYIPAVDKGIQETLKAGVLAGYPVVDVKVTLTFGSYHDVDSNENAFRMAGSMAFKDGMRKAKPVLLEPMMAVEVETPEDFMGNVMGDLSSRRGFVQGMEDIAGGGGKIVRAEVPLAEMFGYSTTLRSLTQGRATYTMEFKHYAETPNNVAEAIVSSKVR, via the coding sequence GTGCCCCGCAAGACTCCCATCGACCGCTATCGGAATATTGGTATCAGCGCTCATATCGATGCCGGCAAGACCACCACCACCGAACGCATTCTTTTCTATACCGGTGTGAATCACAAAATTGGTGAGGTTCACAACGGCGCGGCTACGATGGACTGGATGGAGCAGGAACAGGAGCGCGGCATCACGATCACCTCCGCCGCCACCACGGCCTTCTGGAAAGGCATGGCGGGGAATTATCCGGAACACCGGATCAACATCATCGATACGCCGGGCCACGTCGACTTCACTATTGAAGTGGAACGCTCCATGCGCGTGCTCGACGGCGCCTGCATGGTGTATGACTCGGTTGGCGGCGTTCAGCCGCAATCCGAAACGGTCTGGCGCCAGGCCAACAAATACAAAGTGCCGCGCATTGCGTTCGTCAACAAGATGGACCGCGTGGGCGCCGACTTTTTCCGCGTGCAACGGCAGATTGGCGAACGCCTGAAAGGCGTAGCCGTGCCCATGCAGATTCCCGTGGGCGCGGAAGATCATTTCCAGGGCGTGATCGACCTGGTCAAGATGAAAGCAATCATCTGGGACGAAGCCAGCCAGGGCGTGCTATTCGAGTACCAGGAAATCCCCGCGAACCTGCTCGCAACCGCCGAGGAATGGCGCGAGAAGATGATCGAAGCTGCGGCTGACGCGAATGAAGCGCTGATGGACAAATACATTGGCGGCGAAGAAATCAGCGAAGACGAGATCAAGGCAGCAATCCGCGCGCGCACGCTCAGGAGCGAGATCGTCCCCATGTTCTGCGGCAGCGCATTCAAGAACAAGGGTGTGCAGGCCATGCTGGATGCGGTGATCGACTATCTGCCGTCGCCAGCGGACGTGCCCGCCATCATGGGCGTGGACGAGTACGACAAACACGCGGAACGTCATCCGACCGATGAAGATCCGTTCTCCGCGCTTGCCTTCAAGATCATGACGGACCCGTTTGTCGGCCAGTTGATCTTCTTCCGGGTGTATTCGGGCGTGGTGAATTCCGGCGATACGGTCTACAACGCGATCAAGGAGAAGAAGGAGCGGCTTGGCCGGATTCTCCAGATGCACGCGAACGAGCGTCAGGAAATCAAGGAAGTGCGCGCGGGCGATATTGCCGCGGCCGTAGGTTTGAAGGAAGCCACGACCGGCGACACGCTGTGCGATCCGGCTCATCCGATCATCCTCGAACGCATGATCTTCCCGGAACCGGTGATCTCCCAGGCCGTCGAGCCGAAGACGAAACCCGACCAGGAAAAGATGGGTATCGCCTTGAACCGGCTGGCGCAGGAAGATCCATCGTTCCGCGTGCAGACCGACGAGGAATCCGGCCAGACGATCATTTCGGGCATGGGCGAGCTGCACCTGGAAATTCTGGTGGACCGGATGCGGCGCGAGTTCGGCGTTGAAGCGACGGTCGGTAAGCCGCAGGTTGCGTATCGCGAGACGATCCGCATTCCGGTCGAGGATATTGAAGGCAAGTTCGTCAAGCAGTCGGGCGGACGCGGCCAATACGGTCACGTGGTGCTGAAGCTGGAACCACAAAAGCCGGGCACGGGTTACGAATTCGTCGATGCCATCAAGGGCGGCGTCGTGCCGCGCGAATACATTCCGGCGGTCGACAAAGGTATTCAGGAAACGCTGAAAGCCGGCGTGCTGGCGGGGTATCCGGTGGTGGACGTGAAGGTGACGCTGACCTTCGGTTCGTACCACGACGTGGACTCGAACGAGAACGCGTTCCGCATGGCTGGATCGATGGCGTTCAAGGACGGCATGAGGAAAGCCAAGCCGGTGCTGCTCGAGCCGATGATGGCCGTGGAAGTGGAAACGCCCGAGGATTTCATGGGCAACGTGATGGGCGATTTGTCGTCACGTCGCGGGTTCGTGCAAGGTATGGAGGACATCGCGGGCGGTGGCGGCAAGATTGTGCGCGCCGAGGTGCCGCTGGCTGAAATGTTCGGCTACTCGACCACGCTACGCTCGCTCACTCAGGGCCGCGCCACGTACACGATGGAGTTCAAGCACTACGCCGAGACGCCGAACAACGTCGCGGAAGCCATCGTGAGTTCGAAGGTCAGATAG
- a CDS encoding DUF192 domain-containing protein, whose translation MRRALVAFSVPLVSLIAVAPLAAHAQPLAAEAGQMPPGAKKPADFPHTKLTAGMYVIDAAVAANDTDREQGLMYRTKLAPNEGMLFVFNETAVHCFWMKNTLIPLSIAFMRADGTITDIDEMQAETENNHCPRNNGVYALEMSKGWFASKGLQPGMQIKGLPAPQ comes from the coding sequence GTGCGCCGCGCGCTTGTTGCGTTCTCCGTTCCACTCGTTTCGTTGATTGCAGTCGCGCCGCTGGCAGCACACGCTCAACCGCTGGCCGCAGAAGCCGGACAAATGCCGCCGGGTGCGAAAAAGCCCGCCGATTTCCCCCACACGAAACTCACCGCGGGCATGTATGTGATCGACGCAGCCGTTGCCGCGAACGATACCGATCGCGAACAAGGGCTGATGTATCGCACGAAACTCGCGCCCAACGAAGGCATGTTGTTCGTCTTCAATGAAACAGCCGTGCATTGTTTCTGGATGAAAAACACCTTGATCCCGCTGTCGATCGCGTTCATGCGCGCGGACGGAACGATCACTGATATCGACGAAATGCAGGCCGAGACCGAAAACAACCACTGCCCGCGCAATAACGGCGTGTACGCACTGGAAATGAGCAAAGGCTGGTTTGCATCGAAGGGGCTTCAGCCTGGCATGCAGATCAAGGGGTTGCCTGCACCGCAATAA
- a CDS encoding ABC transporter permease codes for MSTATVAPVPHKAPRFERSKALLRSPTFVVGVLILLFWIACALVGHWVVPQDPYASDPLNSLTPPDATHWFGTDQLGRDVFARVIVGARDILTIAPLATLLGTVAGTAVGLIVGYFDGWVDNVIGRLIDAVLALPLVIVALLALAAVGASNLTVILVIGITFTPITARTVRAAVLTERNLDYVLAAQLRGENAFYIMFAEILPNVLQPIIVEATVRLGYAIFAVATLSFLGFGIQPPSADWGLALSECYTLMAGGAWWTVVFDAAAIASLVVGVNLVADGIQGVLER; via the coding sequence ATGAGCACGGCAACCGTCGCTCCTGTCCCGCACAAGGCGCCGCGCTTCGAACGGAGCAAGGCCTTGTTGCGTTCACCTACGTTCGTGGTCGGTGTGCTGATCCTGTTGTTCTGGATCGCGTGCGCGTTGGTCGGACATTGGGTCGTGCCGCAGGACCCTTACGCGTCCGATCCGTTGAACTCTCTCACCCCTCCCGACGCCACGCACTGGTTCGGCACCGATCAACTCGGCCGCGATGTGTTCGCGCGCGTGATCGTTGGCGCTCGCGACATTCTCACCATCGCGCCATTGGCAACGTTGCTCGGCACGGTGGCGGGAACGGCGGTTGGCTTGATCGTTGGTTATTTCGATGGATGGGTGGACAACGTGATCGGCCGGCTGATCGATGCAGTGCTCGCGTTGCCGCTCGTGATTGTTGCGCTGCTCGCGCTCGCCGCGGTCGGAGCCAGCAACCTCACCGTAATCCTCGTGATTGGCATCACGTTCACGCCGATCACCGCGCGCACCGTTCGCGCGGCCGTGTTGACCGAACGCAATCTCGACTACGTGCTGGCTGCGCAATTGCGCGGTGAAAATGCGTTCTACATCATGTTCGCGGAGATCCTGCCGAACGTGCTGCAGCCGATCATTGTGGAAGCTACCGTGCGGCTCGGTTACGCCATTTTCGCGGTCGCCACGCTGTCGTTCCTCGGCTTCGGCATTCAGCCGCCGTCGGCTGACTGGGGCCTCGCCCTCTCCGAGTGCTACACGCTGATGGCGGGCGGCGCATGGTGGACCGTCGTGTTCGACGCCGCCGCCATTGCCTCGCTGGTAGTGGGCGTGAACCTCGTCGCCGATGGTATCCAGGGAGTGCTCGAACGATGA